The Pirellulales bacterium genome includes the window CTATTCCTACGATTTCACCGTGCCGGAGCCGGTCGGTCCGCTCATGGACGTGATCAACGGGCCGTTTTATCGTAACTCGCAGACGCGGCCGGCCGACGTCCGAGACGGCCTGTCACAAACGGTTTTTGTCGGAGAGGCGAGTTCCATACTGACCGACAAAACCTGGGTCGGCGTGGTGCCTTGGAGTTGCACGCCGCCCAAGCGGCCGTTTCCGGGCGACACGAATAGCGGCGGCTGCCTGGTCGGCGTGCATAGCGGCCCCGACGCTCACGACCATCCCCAGGTGATCATCCACGCTCCCGGCGATCCGTTCGGACACACCGACGAGATGTACGCCGAGCACGGGCCGCCCGGCGGCAACGTGCTGTTCGGCGACGGTTCCGTGCGATGGATCGACACGTTGATCGATGCCTACTCGTGGTTCTATCTCTCGACGATGAACGCGGGCGAGGTTCCTTCCGACGCAGCAGCCAAGTAACATGTCAAACAAAAAACCGAGCGGCGCCGGGTTCCGTGTAGTGTGGGCGACCGTGGGTGTTTGCCTGGCGCTTTGCGCCGCCGGGGCCTGGTGGGTTTGGTCCGCGGCTCCGCCGCAGTTGGGCGGCGACGAACAGGTGTTCGACACCGTCGATGCGCTATTCACGGCGGTCCGGGCGCGCGACCCGCGCCTGCTCGACGACTGCGAGCAGCGCTTGCGGACCTATGAGAAGGACGGCAAGCTATCGGCGCCGGCCGTCAGCTATCTCGACGAGATCATCGAGATGGCCCGCGCCGGCAAGTGGCGGCCCGCGGCGGAAAAGCTTTACGAGTTTATGAAAGCCCAGCGGCGGGCGTAGGTGAACATGCGAACGGAGGCCGTTCATCCAGCGCGGTCCGTAGCTGGTTGACGGGGCCAGGGCAGGGGACTACGATCATCGTACCTAG containing:
- a CDS encoding DUF1559 domain-containing protein — protein: YSYDFTVPEPVGPLMDVINGPFYRNSQTRPADVRDGLSQTVFVGEASSILTDKTWVGVVPWSCTPPKRPFPGDTNSGGCLVGVHSGPDAHDHPQVIIHAPGDPFGHTDEMYAEHGPPGGNVLFGDGSVRWIDTLIDAYSWFYLSTMNAGEVPSDAAAK